From the Homo sapiens chromosome 1, GRCh38.p14 Primary Assembly genome, one window contains:
- the HHIPL2 gene encoding HHIP-like protein 2 precursor, producing the protein MLRTSTPNLCGGLHCRAPWLSSGILCLCLIFLLGQVGLLQGHPQCLDYGPPFQPPLHLEFCSDYESFGCCDQHKDRRIAARYWDIMEYFDLKRHELCGDYIKDILCQECSPYAAHLYDAENTQTPLRNLPGLCSDYCSAFHSNCHSAISLLTNDRGLQESHGRDGTRFCHLLDLPDKDYCFPNVLRNDYLNRHLGMVAQDPQGCLQLCLSEVANGLRNPVSMVHAGDGTHRFFVAEQVGVVWVYLPDGSRLEQPFLDLKNIVLTTPWIGDERGFLGLAFHPKFRHNRKFYIYYSCLDKKKVEKIRISEMKVSRADPNKADLKSERVILEIEEPASNHNGGQLLFGLDGYMYIFTGDGGQAGDPFGLFGNAQNKSSLLGKVLRIDVNRAGSHGKRYRVPSDNPFVSEPGAHPAIYAYGIRNMWRCAVDRGDPITRQGRGRIFCGDVGQNRFEEVDLILKGGNYGWRAKEGFACYDKKLCHNASLDDVLPIYAYGHAVGKSVTGGYVYRGCESPNLNGLYIFGDFMSGRLMALQEDRKNKKWKKQDLCLGSTTSCAFPGLISTHSKFIISFAEDEAGELYFLATSYPSAYAPRGSIYKFVDPSRRAPPGKCKYKPVPVRTKSKRIPFRPLAKTVLDLLKEQSEKAARKSSSATLASGPAQGLSEKGSSKKLASPTSSKNTLRGPGTKKKARVGPHVRQGKRRKSLKSHSGRMRPSAEQKRAGRSLP; encoded by the exons ATGCTGAGAACGTCCACTCCTAATCTGTGTGGTGGTCTGCATTGCCGGGCCCCCTGGCTCTCTTCTGgcattctctgcctctgcctcataTTCTTGTTGGGCCAGGTGGGCTTGCTGCAGGGACACCCCCAGTGCCTGGATTACGGGCCCCCTTTCCAGCCCCCTCTGCACCTTGAGTTTTGCTCTGACTATGAGTCCTTCGGCTGCTGTGATCAGCACAAGGACCGCCGCATCGCTGCCCGGTACTGGGACATCATGGAATATTTTGATCTGAAGAGACATGAGCTGTGTGGAGATTACATTAAAGACATCCTTTGCCAG GAGTGCTCGCCCTACGCAGCCCACCTCTACGACGCCGAAAACACCCAGACGCCTCTCCGGAATCTCCCGGGCCTCTGCTCTGATTACTGCTCTGCCTTCCATTCTAACTGTCACTCAGCCATTTCCCTGCTGACCAATGACCGCGGCCTCCAGGAGTCTCATGGAAGGGACGGTACCCGCTTCTGCCACCTCCTGGACCTTCCTGACAAGGACTATTGCTTCCCTAATGTCCTGAGGAACGACTATCTCAACCgccacctgggcatggtggcccaagATCCTCAGGGCTGCCTGCAGCTCTGCCTGAGCGAGGTGGCCAACGGGCTGAGGAACCCCGTCTCCATGGTCCATGCTGGGGACGGCACCCATCGCTTCTTTGTTGCCGAGCAGGTAGGAGTGGTGTGGGTCTACCTCCCTGATGGGAGTCGCCTGGAGCAACCCTTCCTGGACCTCAAGAACATCGTGTTGACCACCCCATGGATCGGGGATGAGAGAGGCTTCTTGGGGTTGGCTTTTCACCCCAAATTCCGCCACAATCGCAAGTTCTATATTTATTATTCGTGCCTGGACAAGAAGAAGGTAGAAAAGATCCGAATTAGTGAGATGAAGGTTTCTCGGGCTGATCCTAACAAAGCTGACCTGAAATCAGAGAG ggTCATCTTGGAGATTGAAGAACCAGCCTCAAACCATAATGGCGGACAACTTCTTTTTGGCCTGGATGGCTATATGTACATATTCACTGGGGACGGGGGACAGGCTGGAGATCCCTTTGGCCTGTTTGGAAATGCTCAGAACAA AAGTTCCCTGCTGGGAAAAGTTTTAAGGATCGATGTGAACAGGGCAGGCTCACATGGCAAGCGGTACCGAGTCCCCTCGGACAATCCATTTGTTTCTGAGCCAGGGGCCCACCCCGCCATCTATGCCTATGGGATCAGGAACATGTGGCGTTGTGCTGTGGACCGAGGGGACCCCATCACGCGCCAGGGCCGAGGCCGGATATTCTGTGGGGACGTGGGCCAGAACAGGTTTGAAGAGGTTGACCTCATTTTGAAAGGTGGAAACTATGGCTGGAGAGCAAAGGAAGGGTTTGCATGTTATGACAAAAAACTTTGTCACAATGCCTCTTTGG ATGATGTTCTGCCAATCTATGCTTATGGCCATGCAGTGGGGAAGTCAGTCACTGGAGGTTATGTCTATCGTGGTTGTGAATCCCCAAATCTCAATGGCCTGTATATCTTTGGAGACTTCATGAGTGG TCGACTTATGGCTTTGCAGGAAGatagaaaaaacaagaaatggaagaaGCAGGATCTTTGCCTGGGCAGCACCACGTCCTGTGCCTTCCCAGGGCTGATCAGCACCCATAGCAAGTTCATCATCTCCTTTGCTGAAGATGAAGCAG GGGAGCTGTATTTCCTGGCGACCTCTTACCCAAGTGCCTATGCACCACGTGGATCTATTTACAAGTTTGTTGACCcctcaag gCGAGCACCCCCAGGCAAGTGCAAATACAAGCCAGTGCCCGTGAGAACCAAGAGTAAGCGGATCCCGTTCAGACCACTCGCCA AGACAGTCTTGGACTTGCTAAAGGAACAATCAGAGAAAGCTGCTAGAAAATCTTCCAGTGCAACCTTAGCTTCTGGCCCAGCCCAGGGTTTGTCTGAGAAAGGCTCCTCCAAGAAGCTGGCTTCTCCTACAAGCAGCAAGAATACATTGCGAGGGCCTGGTACAAAGAAGAAAGCCAGAGTGGGGCCCCACGTCCGCCAGGGCAAGAGGAGGAAGAGCCTGAAAAGCCACAGTGGCAGGATGAGGCCATCAGCAGAGCAGAAGCGAGCTGGCAGAAGTCTCCCTTGA
- the HHIPL2 gene encoding HHIP-like protein 2 isoform X2: MLRTSTPNLCGGLHCRAPWLSSGILCLCLIFLLGQVGLLQGHPQCLDYGPPFQPPLHLEFCSDYESFGCCDQHKDRRIAARYWDIMEYFDLKRHELCGDYIKDILCQECSPYAAHLYDAENTQTPLRNLPGLCSDYCSAFHSNCHSAISLLTNDRGLQESHGRDGTRFCHLLDLPDKDYCFPNVLRNDYLNRHLGMVAQDPQGCLQLCLSEVANGLRNPVSMVHAGDGTHRFFVAEQVGVVWVYLPDGSRLEQPFLDLKNIVLTTPWIGDERGFLGLAFHPKFRHNRKFYIYYSCLDKKKVEKIRISEMKVSRADPNKADLKSERVILEIEEPASNHNGGQLLFGLDGYMYIFTGDGGQAGDPFGLFGNAQNKSSLLGKVLRIDVNRAGSHGKRYRVPSDNPFVSEPGAHPAIYAYGIRNMWRCAVDRGDPITRQGRGRIFCGDVGQNRFEEVDLILKGGNYGWRAKEGFACYDKKLCHNASLDDVLPIYAYGHAVGKSVTGGYVYRGCESPNLNGLYIFGDFMSGRLMALQEDRKNKKWKKQDLCLGSTTSCAFPGLISTHSKFIISFAEDEAGELYFLATSYPSAYAPRGSIYKFVDPSSFLIQLAGNLTPHFHKSSCEKPHRKHP; the protein is encoded by the exons ATGCTGAGAACGTCCACTCCTAATCTGTGTGGTGGTCTGCATTGCCGGGCCCCCTGGCTCTCTTCTGgcattctctgcctctgcctcataTTCTTGTTGGGCCAGGTGGGCTTGCTGCAGGGACACCCCCAGTGCCTGGATTACGGGCCCCCTTTCCAGCCCCCTCTGCACCTTGAGTTTTGCTCTGACTATGAGTCCTTCGGCTGCTGTGATCAGCACAAGGACCGCCGCATCGCTGCCCGGTACTGGGACATCATGGAATATTTTGATCTGAAGAGACATGAGCTGTGTGGAGATTACATTAAAGACATCCTTTGCCAG GAGTGCTCGCCCTACGCAGCCCACCTCTACGACGCCGAAAACACCCAGACGCCTCTCCGGAATCTCCCGGGCCTCTGCTCTGATTACTGCTCTGCCTTCCATTCTAACTGTCACTCAGCCATTTCCCTGCTGACCAATGACCGCGGCCTCCAGGAGTCTCATGGAAGGGACGGTACCCGCTTCTGCCACCTCCTGGACCTTCCTGACAAGGACTATTGCTTCCCTAATGTCCTGAGGAACGACTATCTCAACCgccacctgggcatggtggcccaagATCCTCAGGGCTGCCTGCAGCTCTGCCTGAGCGAGGTGGCCAACGGGCTGAGGAACCCCGTCTCCATGGTCCATGCTGGGGACGGCACCCATCGCTTCTTTGTTGCCGAGCAGGTAGGAGTGGTGTGGGTCTACCTCCCTGATGGGAGTCGCCTGGAGCAACCCTTCCTGGACCTCAAGAACATCGTGTTGACCACCCCATGGATCGGGGATGAGAGAGGCTTCTTGGGGTTGGCTTTTCACCCCAAATTCCGCCACAATCGCAAGTTCTATATTTATTATTCGTGCCTGGACAAGAAGAAGGTAGAAAAGATCCGAATTAGTGAGATGAAGGTTTCTCGGGCTGATCCTAACAAAGCTGACCTGAAATCAGAGAG ggTCATCTTGGAGATTGAAGAACCAGCCTCAAACCATAATGGCGGACAACTTCTTTTTGGCCTGGATGGCTATATGTACATATTCACTGGGGACGGGGGACAGGCTGGAGATCCCTTTGGCCTGTTTGGAAATGCTCAGAACAA AAGTTCCCTGCTGGGAAAAGTTTTAAGGATCGATGTGAACAGGGCAGGCTCACATGGCAAGCGGTACCGAGTCCCCTCGGACAATCCATTTGTTTCTGAGCCAGGGGCCCACCCCGCCATCTATGCCTATGGGATCAGGAACATGTGGCGTTGTGCTGTGGACCGAGGGGACCCCATCACGCGCCAGGGCCGAGGCCGGATATTCTGTGGGGACGTGGGCCAGAACAGGTTTGAAGAGGTTGACCTCATTTTGAAAGGTGGAAACTATGGCTGGAGAGCAAAGGAAGGGTTTGCATGTTATGACAAAAAACTTTGTCACAATGCCTCTTTGG ATGATGTTCTGCCAATCTATGCTTATGGCCATGCAGTGGGGAAGTCAGTCACTGGAGGTTATGTCTATCGTGGTTGTGAATCCCCAAATCTCAATGGCCTGTATATCTTTGGAGACTTCATGAGTGG TCGACTTATGGCTTTGCAGGAAGatagaaaaaacaagaaatggaagaaGCAGGATCTTTGCCTGGGCAGCACCACGTCCTGTGCCTTCCCAGGGCTGATCAGCACCCATAGCAAGTTCATCATCTCCTTTGCTGAAGATGAAGCAG GGGAGCTGTATTTCCTGGCGACCTCTTACCCAAGTGCCTATGCACCACGTGGATCTATTTACAAGTTTGTTGACCcctcaag TTTTCTGATTCAGTTGGCAGGTAATTTAACTCCCCACTTTCACAAGAGCAGCTGTGAGAAGCCACACAGAAAGCACCCATAA
- the HHIPL2 gene encoding HHIP-like protein 2 isoform X1 gives MLRTSTPNLCGGLHCRAPWLSSGILCLCLIFLLGQVGLLQGHPQCLDYGPPFQPPLHLEFCSDYESFGCCDQHKDRRIAARYWDIMEYFDLKRHELCGDYIKDILCQECSPYAAHLYDAENTQTPLRNLPGLCSDYCSAFHSNCHSAISLLTNDRGLQESHGRDGTRFCHLLDLPDKDYCFPNVLRNDYLNRHLGMVAQDPQGCLQLCLSEVANGLRNPVSMVHAGDGTHRFFVAEQVGVVWVYLPDGSRLEQPFLDLKNIVLTTPWIGDERGFLGLAFHPKFRHNRKFYIYYSCLDKKKVEKIRISEMKVSRADPNKADLKSERVILEIEEPASNHNGGQLLFGLDGYMYIFTGDGGQAGDPFGLFGNAQNKSSLLGKVLRIDVNRAGSHGKRYRVPSDNPFVSEPGAHPAIYAYGIRNMWRCAVDRGDPITRQGRGRIFCGDVGQNRFEEVDLILKGGNYGWRAKEGFACYDKKLCHNASLDDVLPIYAYGHAVGKSVTGGYVYRGCESPNLNGLYIFGDFMSGRLMALQEDRKNKKWKKQDLCLGSTTSCAFPGLISTHSKFIISFAEDEAGELYFLATSYPSAYAPRGSIYKFVDPSRIPTRQVNILTLWIKKLKARRAPPGKCKYKPVPVRTKSKRIPFRPLAKTVLDLLKEQSEKAARKSSSATLASGPAQGLSEKGSSKKLASPTSSKNTLRGPGTKKKARVGPHVRQGKRRKSLKSHSGRMRPSAEQKRAGRSLP, from the exons ATGCTGAGAACGTCCACTCCTAATCTGTGTGGTGGTCTGCATTGCCGGGCCCCCTGGCTCTCTTCTGgcattctctgcctctgcctcataTTCTTGTTGGGCCAGGTGGGCTTGCTGCAGGGACACCCCCAGTGCCTGGATTACGGGCCCCCTTTCCAGCCCCCTCTGCACCTTGAGTTTTGCTCTGACTATGAGTCCTTCGGCTGCTGTGATCAGCACAAGGACCGCCGCATCGCTGCCCGGTACTGGGACATCATGGAATATTTTGATCTGAAGAGACATGAGCTGTGTGGAGATTACATTAAAGACATCCTTTGCCAG GAGTGCTCGCCCTACGCAGCCCACCTCTACGACGCCGAAAACACCCAGACGCCTCTCCGGAATCTCCCGGGCCTCTGCTCTGATTACTGCTCTGCCTTCCATTCTAACTGTCACTCAGCCATTTCCCTGCTGACCAATGACCGCGGCCTCCAGGAGTCTCATGGAAGGGACGGTACCCGCTTCTGCCACCTCCTGGACCTTCCTGACAAGGACTATTGCTTCCCTAATGTCCTGAGGAACGACTATCTCAACCgccacctgggcatggtggcccaagATCCTCAGGGCTGCCTGCAGCTCTGCCTGAGCGAGGTGGCCAACGGGCTGAGGAACCCCGTCTCCATGGTCCATGCTGGGGACGGCACCCATCGCTTCTTTGTTGCCGAGCAGGTAGGAGTGGTGTGGGTCTACCTCCCTGATGGGAGTCGCCTGGAGCAACCCTTCCTGGACCTCAAGAACATCGTGTTGACCACCCCATGGATCGGGGATGAGAGAGGCTTCTTGGGGTTGGCTTTTCACCCCAAATTCCGCCACAATCGCAAGTTCTATATTTATTATTCGTGCCTGGACAAGAAGAAGGTAGAAAAGATCCGAATTAGTGAGATGAAGGTTTCTCGGGCTGATCCTAACAAAGCTGACCTGAAATCAGAGAG ggTCATCTTGGAGATTGAAGAACCAGCCTCAAACCATAATGGCGGACAACTTCTTTTTGGCCTGGATGGCTATATGTACATATTCACTGGGGACGGGGGACAGGCTGGAGATCCCTTTGGCCTGTTTGGAAATGCTCAGAACAA AAGTTCCCTGCTGGGAAAAGTTTTAAGGATCGATGTGAACAGGGCAGGCTCACATGGCAAGCGGTACCGAGTCCCCTCGGACAATCCATTTGTTTCTGAGCCAGGGGCCCACCCCGCCATCTATGCCTATGGGATCAGGAACATGTGGCGTTGTGCTGTGGACCGAGGGGACCCCATCACGCGCCAGGGCCGAGGCCGGATATTCTGTGGGGACGTGGGCCAGAACAGGTTTGAAGAGGTTGACCTCATTTTGAAAGGTGGAAACTATGGCTGGAGAGCAAAGGAAGGGTTTGCATGTTATGACAAAAAACTTTGTCACAATGCCTCTTTGG ATGATGTTCTGCCAATCTATGCTTATGGCCATGCAGTGGGGAAGTCAGTCACTGGAGGTTATGTCTATCGTGGTTGTGAATCCCCAAATCTCAATGGCCTGTATATCTTTGGAGACTTCATGAGTGG TCGACTTATGGCTTTGCAGGAAGatagaaaaaacaagaaatggaagaaGCAGGATCTTTGCCTGGGCAGCACCACGTCCTGTGCCTTCCCAGGGCTGATCAGCACCCATAGCAAGTTCATCATCTCCTTTGCTGAAGATGAAGCAG GGGAGCTGTATTTCCTGGCGACCTCTTACCCAAGTGCCTATGCACCACGTGGATCTATTTACAAGTTTGTTGACCcctcaag AATTCCAACCAGGCAGGTTAACATCCTCACTctatggataaagaaactgaaggcTAG gCGAGCACCCCCAGGCAAGTGCAAATACAAGCCAGTGCCCGTGAGAACCAAGAGTAAGCGGATCCCGTTCAGACCACTCGCCA AGACAGTCTTGGACTTGCTAAAGGAACAATCAGAGAAAGCTGCTAGAAAATCTTCCAGTGCAACCTTAGCTTCTGGCCCAGCCCAGGGTTTGTCTGAGAAAGGCTCCTCCAAGAAGCTGGCTTCTCCTACAAGCAGCAAGAATACATTGCGAGGGCCTGGTACAAAGAAGAAAGCCAGAGTGGGGCCCCACGTCCGCCAGGGCAAGAGGAGGAAGAGCCTGAAAAGCCACAGTGGCAGGATGAGGCCATCAGCAGAGCAGAAGCGAGCTGGCAGAAGTCTCCCTTGA